The following coding sequences are from one Cenarchaeum symbiosum A window:
- a CDS encoding transcriptional regulator (COG1522) → MQDWWREYGRVSMRTFEIDGSPTISMEKVYVLIQCDLGKETDIIAELTGIPEVKEVRGTYGIYDIFCKIEAERDVLDKIIAKIRQIPRIRSTITLHWIPSQGGR, encoded by the coding sequence ATGCAAGATTGGTGGCGCGAATACGGAAGAGTGTCTATGCGAACATTTGAAATAGATGGTAGCCCTACCATATCCATGGAAAAGGTATACGTGCTTATACAGTGCGATCTGGGCAAAGAGACCGATATCATAGCCGAACTCACCGGGATCCCCGAGGTAAAGGAGGTGCGGGGCACCTACGGGATATACGACATATTCTGCAAGATCGAAGCCGAGCGGGACGTACTAGACAAGATCATAGCCAAGATAAGACAGATACCCCGGATAAGGTCGACTATAACCCTCCACTGGATACCATCCCAGGGGGGACGGTAG